In Leifsonia sp. PS1209, the genomic stretch TGCTCGACGTGCTCGCGAACACCGACTTCCCGGACATTCAGGTGAAGTGCTCGATCCAGTCGCACGGGGCGGGCAGCATCCTGCTGATCCCGCGCGAGGGCGGCTACCTCGTGCGCATGTACGTCGACCTGGGCGAGGTCGACGGGGCGGACGCCGGCGCCATCCGGTCCACCCCGGTGGATGCGATGATCGCCAGGATCAACACGATCATCGCCCCGTATTCGCTCGACGTGCGCGAGGTCGCCTGGTCGTCGGTGTACGAGGTCGCCCACCGGATCACGGACGGCTTCGACGACGTGCCCGCCGAGCTGCGCGGCGAACGGACGCCGCACGCGTTCATCATGGGCGACGCCTGCCACACCCACTCGGCGAAGGCCGGGCAGGGCATGAACGTGTCCATCCAGGACGGCTTCAACCTCGGCTGGAAGCTCGCGGCGGTGCTCGAAGGGCGCGCGCCGGAGTCGCTGCTGTCGACCTACGAGGACGAGCGCAAGGTCGTCGCTCAGAACCTCATCGACTTCGACAAGGAGTGGTCGGACATGTTGGCTCGCCCGGCCGACTCGTGGGACGACCCCGGCGAGCTGGAGCGCTACTACGTCTCCACGTTCGAGTTCCCCGCCGGCTTCATGACGCAGTACGCCCCGTCGATGATCACCACCGGCGACGAGCACCAGGCGCTCGCTCCCGGTTTCCCGCTCGGCAAGCGCTTCAAGTCGGCCGAGGTGATCCGCCGAGCGGACAACCGCTGGCGCCACCTCGGGCACCTGCACGAGGCGGACGGCCGGTGGCGCGTCTACGTCTTCGCCGACGCCGCGGCGCCCGCGCTCACCGGCACGCCCACCGCCGACTTCGCCGAGTGGTGGCGCACCGATCCGGCCTCCCCGTGGATGCGCTTCACGCCGTCGGGAGGCGACGACGACGCCACCTTCGACACGAAGGTCGTCTACCAGCAGGACTACACGCTGGTCGAGCCGGGCGACGTGCCCGCCGCGTTCAAGCCGGTGAAGGTGCCGTACGGCCTGATCGACCTCAACCAGGTCTTCGCCGCCGGCCACGGCCGCGACATCTTCCGCGACCGCGAGCTCAGCAGGGACGGCGTGATCGTCGTGGTGCGTCCCGACCAGTACGTGGCCGGGATCTTCCCCTTGGATGCGCGGAACGAGCTGGCGGCGTTCTTCGACGGCAACATGCTGCCGGTGCGACGGTAGCGGTTCGGCTTTTGGCGCGTCAGCTGCTCAGGAGTGCGCGGGCGACCGGCCAGGCGCCGTCCGACCAGTTCGAGAGCACGCTGACGCTCCGCCCGGTCGCCGGGTCGTGGCTTCCGTAGTACGAGACCCCGGCGTCGTACCCTTCGAGCGCGACCCGGCCGCCGTCGTCCAGCCAGAACCCGGTGCCGTACGCGCGGCTGCCCTCGACACCGGTGCTGGTCGGCGTGCTGAGCAGTGCGACGGCGTCCTTCGACACGATCGCCCCCGCGAACAGCGCACGCCAGAACCTGCTCAGGTCGCCCGCCGTCGCGTACGCGCCGCCGTCGCCGACGCCCCGCACGGGGAGGTGCAGCACGTTCGTGCGGTCGTCATCGCCCGGCGCGAACAGGTAGCCGACGGCCGCGCCGGTCGGCAGCGCATCCGACCGGAAGTAGCCGCTGTTCCGCATCCCGGCCGGCTCGAACACGCGCTGGGCGACCAGGTCGGCGAACGGCATGCCGCTCACCCGTTCCGCGATGATCGACAGCACCACGAACCCGCCGTTGCAGTACGCGAATCGCTCACCGGGCGGGAACACCTGCGGGAAGCCGTCCACGACGGGGAGGAAGTCCGCCGCGTTCACTAGCGTGTGCACCGGGACGCCCATCACGTAGTCGGTGATCGCGCCGTCGTCCCCCTCGTCGAGATAGTCTCCGATGCCGGAGCGGTGCGTCAGCAGGTGCCGCACGGTGACCAGTGGGTCGATGAGCGGCAGATCGTCGCCCCGCAGCTCCCTCACCGGGGTGTCGAGCGCGAACGCTCCGTCCTCCACCAGCGACAGCACCGCGAGAGCCGTGAACCCCTTGCTCCCGCTCGCGAGCGCGAACGCCGTCTCCACCGCGTTCGGGATGCCCCACCGCCGGTCGGCGAGGCCGCGCACCACCCGCAGCTCCTCCACGCCGTCGACGTCGACCGTGACCACCCCGCTGAAACCCTCGGACTCGGCCACGGCATCCACGTCGTCGAACATGCCCCCAGGCTATCGGCACGGCCTGCCGAGAGGCCGGAAACAGAAATGCCGGAGCATTGACATGCTCCGGCATTTTTCTGTCGGGGTGACAGGATTTGAACCTGCGACCTCTTCGTCCCGAACGAAGCGCGCTACCAAGCTGCGCCACACCCCGATTGGCCCGTAGGCCTCAATAAGAATACACGAGCTTGGGGGGTGCTTGTGACCACTCAGGCCGATGCGGTGAGCGTCACGAGCGTCGCCTCCGGGCGGCACGCGAAGCGCACCGGCGCGTAGATCGACGTTCCGAGGCCGGCAGACACGTTGAGGAACGCCGAGCGGAACGCGTGACGCCAGATGCTCAGGCCCTTGACCTGGCTGCGCGGGATGTCGCAGTTCGTGACCAGCGCGCCGAAGCCTGGGACGCAGACCTGACCGCCGTGCGTGTGCCCGGCGAAGATCATCGAGGCGCCGTAGGTGACGAACGCGTCGAGGACGCGGCGGTACGGGGAGTGGGTGACGCCGAGCGTGACCGTGGGGCGGGCGGGACGCGGCGCATCCTGCGGCCACAGCGAGTCTTCGCCGTACGGGTCGTTCTCGCGAAGCTCGTCCAGCGCGCCAGGGATGGCCTCCACCCTGTCGAAGTGGATGTGCGGGTCGTTGACCCCGAAGAATTCCAGGTGGGTGCCGCGCACATCCACTGCTCCGGCCGCGTTGTTCAGGTCGAGCCAGCCGAGGCTGCGGAAGTACGCGGTGAGGGCGGCGTTGTCGAGCCGGGGAGCGGTCGACGCCTTCTTGGTGGACGGGCCGACGAAGTACTTGAGCGGGTTCTTGCGCTGCGGCCCGAAGTAGTCGTTCGAGCCGTGCGCGAAGACCCCGGGGATGCCCTCGAAGCGCTCGAACGCGCGCTCGATGCCGGTGAGGCCGTCGGCGTGGCCGAGGTTGTCCCCGGTGTCGACGATCAGGTCGGGCTTGAGGTCGGCGAGCGACCGCACCCACTCCTGCTTGTCGTGCTGCCACGGCGCCATGTGCAGGTCGGAGAGGTGCAGGACCCTGATCGACTCGGCCCCGGCGGGCAGCACGGGGACCGTCACGCGCCGGAGGGTGAACAGGCGGCGCTCAACCAGCGAGCCCCACGCGAACGCGGCCGCACCGGCGGCGGCGAGCACACCGAGTGCAGTGCCCGCCGCGTGCAGGCCGGAACGGCCCGCCACTACTTTCCTACTCCGGGCGACGGCTCGGCGGCGGCGATCTTGAGGGTCACCGTGGATCCGGGCTTTGCTGGCGTGCCAGCACCGGGGTCCATCGCCTCGACGATCCCGTCCTTGTTGCTTCCGCCGGTGACCTTCACGCTGAACTGGCTGAGCGCCTTCTGCGCGTCGGACAGTTTCTGCCCGACCACATTCGGCAGGGGTACGAGGGACCCGTTGCTGGTGTAGATCGTCACGCCGTTGCCCTTGGTGACCGAGGTGCCGGCGGCCGGGTCGGTCCCGGCGACGGTGCCAGCGGGGGCAGCCGAGTCGACCGCGGTGCCATCGACACCGTCGAGGCCGAGGCCGTTCAGGATCGACTTGGCGTCGTCGGGCGACTTGCCGGTGAGGTCGGGGATGGTGACCTGTGCGCCCTGCAGCAGCTTGTTGTCCGGGCGCGGGAAGGCATCTCCGCCGTACTTGTTCACGGCCGTCGTCATGACGGCGTTCATGACGTTGTCGCGCAGACTGGCTGGACTGCTGCCGTGGGTCGGATAGATCCGGCGCATGTCCGTGTCACCCTCGATGTTCCCGACCCAGTACGCGCCGGCGACCTTCGTCGTCGCCGCGATGAGCCAGAGCTGTTTGTTGCCGTCGGTGGTTCCGGTCTTGCCGAGCATGTCGACTCCGGTGGTGTTCGTTCCGGAGGCGGTGCCGCCCTCGATCGGACCCTTCAGCGCGTATGCCATGGCTCGAGCGACAGCCGGGTCGACCGACTGCGTGCACTTGGAGGCCGGCGGCGCGATCTCCTTGCCATCGCCGCTGACGATCTTGTCGATCGCGATGGGCGTGCAGGTGAGGCCGTTGTTCGCGATCCCCGCGAAGGCGGTCGCCATCGTCAAAGGAGCCACGTTGTTGGTGCCGAGGACGGAGGCGGGGTTGCTCTTCAGCGGCACTCCGGCCGCGTCGTGCACACCAAAAGCTTCCGCGTCCTTCTTGATCTCGCACAGGTCGAGCTGCAGGGCCATCGCCACGAACGCGGTGTTGATCGAGTTGGTGGTCGCATTCTGCGCTGTGCGGTATCCCTCTTCACCCGGCGAGTCGTTGGTGGGCCGCCACGAGCCGCCCCACTGGCCGCACGAGTCCTTGAACTGCGACTGGTTGTACGTGCGCACGTTGGCGTTCACCGACTCGTACAGCGAGTGGCCCTGTTTCAGCCACTCCGCCAACGTGAACACCTTGTACGTCGACCCGACCTGGAAACCGTTCGAGCCGCCGTAGTCGAGGTCGGTGCTGTAGTTCACCGAGGTATACGCGGGGTCCATCAGTACATCCGGGTCTTGGCTGTAGTGCTTGTTCTGCGCCATGTAGAGCACGCGTCCCGTGCCCGGCTGAACGCCGACCAGAGAGGCACCGAGCTGAACGTCGCCGTACGTCGGCGGCACGTAGCTCGCCATCGTCTCTTCTGCCGTCTGCTGCAGCGTGAGGTCGATCGTGGTGTAGATCTTGTATCCGCCGCGGTTGAAGTTCGCAGCGCGGGTGTCTTTGTCCGCTCCGAAAGACGGGTCGTTCTGCACGATGCGCTGCACGTAGTCGCAGAAGTACGCGGAGCCGCCCGCGGTCTGGCAGCCGCGGACCGACGGGGTGATCACCGGCGTGACCGGGGTCTTCACGGCCTCGTCGTACTGCACCTTGGTGAGCTTCTTGTACTGGTACATCTTGTTCAGGATGTAGTCGCGGCGCTCTTTGTTCTTCGCGTACCCGTTCGCAGCGCCGTTGCTCTTGCTGTCCGGGCTGTCGATCTTGAGCGTGGTCGGCTCGTTCACGATCGCGATCAGGCTCGCGGCCTGTGCGGGCGTGAGCGCGGCGGCCGAGGTGTTGAAGTAGTACTTCGCAGCGGCCTCGATGCCGTACACCGAGCCACCGAATCCGGCGATGTTGAGGTAGCCGGCGAGGATGTCGTCCTTCGAGTACTTCTTCTCGACGCCGATCGCGTACTTCATCTCCTTGACCTTGCGGTCGGGCGAGACGCCCGTGGAGTCGACGACGCAGGTCTGGTACTTGGCCTTCTGCTCCTTGGTCTTGACCGGCATCGCCTCGCACTTCTGCAGGAGCACGTTCTTCACGTACTGCTGCGTGATCGAGGAGCCGCCCTGCACGTCGTGGCCGACGACGGTCGACAGCACACCGCGCATGGTGCCCTGGATATCGACGCCGCCGTGGGAGTAGAAGCGGGGGTCCTCACCGGCGATGGCTGCGTCTTTCGCGGCCTGGGAGATCTGGCTGAACGTGACGGGCAGACGGTTCTGCGAGTAGAACGTCGCGAGCTGGACATCCTGGTCGCCGTTCTTGGCGTAGATGGTGGTCGGCTGGGCGAGCTGGCCGATCTCGAGGTACTCGGGAAGGCCTTCGAAGACGCCGATGCTGTCGTTGGCGGCCATCCCCGTGACCGCGATCGCGGGGGTCACGGCGGCCGTGACCAGGAGGCCTGCGACGGCACTCATGCCGACGAACGCGCCGACGGCGCCGAGCACACCTCTAGCCCGTGGTTTTTTGGCAGACATAGGATCAGGGTAGGTGATAAACCTGATAAACCCCCCGAACGCAAGGAGCACAATGCCGCGCTGGGAATACCTCACGACGCCTCTGATCGTCCACAACACCGCTGCGATCCTCAACAACTGGGGCTCGGAAGGGTGGGAGCTGGTGCAGGTCGTCACCGGTCCGGAGGGCGGCCTCGTCGCCTACCTGAAGCGCCCGATCATCGACGGGGACGACGCCTGATGGCCGCCATCGAAGCCCGGCTGGCCGAGCTCGACATCCAACTTCCGGATGTGGTGCCGCCTGTCGCCGCCTACACCCCGGCCGTCGTCGACGGCAACCACGTCTACACCTCCGGCCAGCTCCCGATGGTGTCCGGCGCCCTCCCCGCCACCGGCAAGGTCGGCGACGGCCACGGGCTCGTCCCGGCCGACGACGCCAAGGAGTACGCCCGCACCTGCGCGCTCAACGCCCTGGCTGCCGCGAAGAGCGTCATCGGCTCGCTCGACCGCGTGACCAGGATCGTGAAGGTCGTCGGCTTCGTCGCCTCCGACCCCTCGTTCACCGGCCAGCCGGGGGTCATCAATGGAGCGTCTGAGGTGCTTGGCGAGATCTTCGGCGACGCAGGCGTCCACGCCCGCTCGGCCGTCGGCGTCTCCGTCCTCCCGCTGGACTCGCCGGTCGAGGTCGAACTGAT encodes the following:
- a CDS encoding FAD-dependent monooxygenase: MQIHHRGYVDHDPRIKPAEGHGIDRPTEIPERMDVLIVGTGPAAVAVTAQLSRFPSIDARAIEQRPGRLAVGQADGIQARSVETFQAFGFANEVVDEAYRNVEMCFWKPDAADPSRIVRVSRAADDATGISEFPHIYVNQARILDYFLRDAERAPGRIVPDYGVEFVDLTIHQGAEYPVEARIRYVAGERAGEERTVRAKYLVGGDGARSRVRASLGHHLHGEAAMHAWGVLDVLANTDFPDIQVKCSIQSHGAGSILLIPREGGYLVRMYVDLGEVDGADAGAIRSTPVDAMIARINTIIAPYSLDVREVAWSSVYEVAHRITDGFDDVPAELRGERTPHAFIMGDACHTHSAKAGQGMNVSIQDGFNLGWKLAAVLEGRAPESLLSTYEDERKVVAQNLIDFDKEWSDMLARPADSWDDPGELERYYVSTFEFPAGFMTQYAPSMITTGDEHQALAPGFPLGKRFKSAEVIRRADNRWRHLGHLHEADGRWRVYVFADAAAPALTGTPTADFAEWWRTDPASPWMRFTPSGGDDDATFDTKVVYQQDYTLVEPGDVPAAFKPVKVPYGLIDLNQVFAAGHGRDIFRDRELSRDGVIVVVRPDQYVAGIFPLDARNELAAFFDGNMLPVRR
- a CDS encoding serine hydrolase domain-containing protein, encoding MFDDVDAVAESEGFSGVVTVDVDGVEELRVVRGLADRRWGIPNAVETAFALASGSKGFTALAVLSLVEDGAFALDTPVRELRGDDLPLIDPLVTVRHLLTHRSGIGDYLDEGDDGAITDYVMGVPVHTLVNAADFLPVVDGFPQVFPPGERFAYCNGGFVVLSIIAERVSGMPFADLVAQRVFEPAGMRNSGYFRSDALPTGAAVGYLFAPGDDDRTNVLHLPVRGVGDGGAYATAGDLSRFWRALFAGAIVSKDAVALLSTPTSTGVEGSRAYGTGFWLDDGGRVALEGYDAGVSYYGSHDPATGRSVSVLSNWSDGAWPVARALLSS
- a CDS encoding metallophosphoesterase, translated to MAGRSGLHAAGTALGVLAAAGAAAFAWGSLVERRLFTLRRVTVPVLPAGAESIRVLHLSDLHMAPWQHDKQEWVRSLADLKPDLIVDTGDNLGHADGLTGIERAFERFEGIPGVFAHGSNDYFGPQRKNPLKYFVGPSTKKASTAPRLDNAALTAYFRSLGWLDLNNAAGAVDVRGTHLEFFGVNDPHIHFDRVEAIPGALDELRENDPYGEDSLWPQDAPRPARPTVTLGVTHSPYRRVLDAFVTYGASMIFAGHTHGGQVCVPGFGALVTNCDIPRSQVKGLSIWRHAFRSAFLNVSAGLGTSIYAPVRFACRPEATLVTLTASA
- a CDS encoding transglycosylase domain-containing protein is translated as MSAKKPRARGVLGAVGAFVGMSAVAGLLVTAAVTPAIAVTGMAANDSIGVFEGLPEYLEIGQLAQPTTIYAKNGDQDVQLATFYSQNRLPVTFSQISQAAKDAAIAGEDPRFYSHGGVDIQGTMRGVLSTVVGHDVQGGSSITQQYVKNVLLQKCEAMPVKTKEQKAKYQTCVVDSTGVSPDRKVKEMKYAIGVEKKYSKDDILAGYLNIAGFGGSVYGIEAAAKYYFNTSAAALTPAQAASLIAIVNEPTTLKIDSPDSKSNGAANGYAKNKERRDYILNKMYQYKKLTKVQYDEAVKTPVTPVITPSVRGCQTAGGSAYFCDYVQRIVQNDPSFGADKDTRAANFNRGGYKIYTTIDLTLQQTAEETMASYVPPTYGDVQLGASLVGVQPGTGRVLYMAQNKHYSQDPDVLMDPAYTSVNYSTDLDYGGSNGFQVGSTYKVFTLAEWLKQGHSLYESVNANVRTYNQSQFKDSCGQWGGSWRPTNDSPGEEGYRTAQNATTNSINTAFVAMALQLDLCEIKKDAEAFGVHDAAGVPLKSNPASVLGTNNVAPLTMATAFAGIANNGLTCTPIAIDKIVSGDGKEIAPPASKCTQSVDPAVARAMAYALKGPIEGGTASGTNTTGVDMLGKTGTTDGNKQLWLIAATTKVAGAYWVGNIEGDTDMRRIYPTHGSSPASLRDNVMNAVMTTAVNKYGGDAFPRPDNKLLQGAQVTIPDLTGKSPDDAKSILNGLGLDGVDGTAVDSAAPAGTVAGTDPAAGTSVTKGNGVTIYTSNGSLVPLPNVVGQKLSDAQKALSQFSVKVTGGSNKDGIVEAMDPGAGTPAKPGSTVTLKIAAAEPSPGVGK
- a CDS encoding RidA family protein, translated to MAAIEARLAELDIQLPDVVPPVAAYTPAVVDGNHVYTSGQLPMVSGALPATGKVGDGHGLVPADDAKEYARTCALNALAAAKSVIGSLDRVTRIVKVVGFVASDPSFTGQPGVINGASEVLGEIFGDAGVHARSAVGVSVLPLDSPVEVELILSFE